Proteins encoded by one window of Glycine soja cultivar W05 chromosome 15, ASM419377v2, whole genome shotgun sequence:
- the LOC114386064 gene encoding uncharacterized protein LOC114386064, with product MIPRGEHKEDPCLIHPGVLHDMETCSAVRDLLQQMIDQGRLEVGNEGEEEQHVYMQSADKEGPKKPKPLVIHFTRDTAPQRPQHPSAMSGSRPIPFPYENIHAVPWRYAPPGGRKEEATDIGSLSAKVTNITGLSGMTRSGHVFAPPGLPIQPTNTKGKTKVIEGQNVKVIPAPDEDVPTKDFAEGREGCSKKEVSLEEVGEFLCIIQPSEFKVIEQLNKTPARVPLLELLISSEPHRALLVKVLNEAHSTLDKLPFNASHLRPSSMVVRAFDGSRREVRGEIDLLVQIGPHTCQVTFQVMDINPAYNCLLRRPWIHSVGGVPSTLHQKLKFVVEGHLVIVSGEEDVLVSCPSSIPYVKTTEESLETAFQSFEVVGIASVDFLPRQPCLSDAAMMVAQVMLGHGYEPGMGLGKNNDGRTSLKGSTKAKARGQDNEPKRRRHATSVGASSNDESREGTNTGDPTVDFEQEASRTEDE from the exons ATGATTCCCCGCGGCGAGCACAAAGAGGATCCATGTTTAATCCATCCGGGTGtactgcatgacatggaaacatgttcgGCGGTAAGAGATCTATTACAACAAATGATAGACCAAGGCCGGCTTGAGGTCGGCAATGAAGGGGAGGAGGAACAACATGTATACATGCAGTCGGCAGATAAGGAAGGTCCTAAAAAGCCTAAACCCTTGGTAATACACTTCACCAGGGACACGGCTCCCCAAAGACCTCAACACCCCTCAGCAATGTCAGGCAGTAGACCTATTCCGTTTCCTTACGAGAACATCCACGCAGTTCCGTGGAGGTATGCCCCTCCGGGCGGTAGGAAGGAAGAAGCTACTGATATCGGTTCACTATCGGCCAAAGTAACCAATATCACTGGGCTGAGCGGCATGACCCGCAGCGGTCACGTGTTCGCACCCCCTGGCCTACCGATACAGCCCACAAACACTAAAGGGAAAACAAAGGTAATCGAAGGACAAAATGTCAAGGTGATCCCCGCACCGGACGAGGATGTTCCGACGAAGGATTTTGCCGAGGGAAGAGAGGGCTGCAGTAAGAAAGAGGTGTCACTCGAGGAGGTCGGCGAGTTCCTCTGCATTATCCAGCcaagcgagttcaaggtcattgaacAACTCAACAAGACACCAGCTAGAGTCCCCCTTCTGGAACTGCTCATAAGCTCTGAGCCTCACCGAGCTTTGCTAGTAAAAGTCTTGAATGAAGCTCAc AGCACACTGGATAAATTGCCATTTAACGCCTCCCATCTAAGGCCgagttccatggtggtccgtgCCTTCGATGGCAGCCGCCGAGAGgtaaggggagagatcgacctcctgGTACAGATAGGGCCTCATACCTGCCAAGTTACattccaagtgatggatatcAATCCGGCCTACAACTGTCTTTTGCGACGTccatggatccactcagtgggaggcGTCCCCtccacactccaccaaaagttgaagttTGTAGTGGAAGGACATTTGGTCATagtatcaggcgaggaagatgtCCTGGTAAGTTGTCCTTCCTCTATTCCATATGTGAAAACCACAGAggagtcattggaaacggctttccaatcttttgaggtagtagGCATCGCCTCCGTAGATTTCCTCCCTAGGCAGCCCTGCCTGTCTGATGCAGCAATGATGGTGGCCCAGGTGATGTTGGGGCATGgctatgagcccggaatgggtttgggAAAGAACAACGACGGCAGGACCAGCCTG AAAGGAAGTACAAAGGCCAAGGCCCGCGGTCAGGACAACGAGCCAAAGAGGCGCCGCCatgccacatcagtaggagcttc ATCCAACGACGAGTCCcgcgaaggtactaataccgggGACCCGACCGTCGATTTTGAGCAAGAAGCAAGTCGGACAGAGGATGAATAG